One part of the Treponema sp. OMZ 787 genome encodes these proteins:
- a CDS encoding methyl-accepting chemotaxis protein has protein sequence MKKRFSMRNKLLIIFGALIFTAGFTLGFLGVRTARKTVTEKVELHLKDKATDTAEIIDGRITAFFQFLEGIARMPILTDKSVPYDEKAAVLDKEVSFNERLEQLNLYDLSEIRTSNDGQVISVKDREWFKAAESGKRFASEPILSRSLNKLVFVFSVPVYGKDKNVAAVLNCTIGAEHLSNDINDIIIGETGNCYILGRSGTTIAHKNFDLVNAQDNILKKAKANPELESLTKFTQQALDSHKSEVGFYEYEGESYIASYAKMGNADWTVIIRAPMKEFMGSIDVLRNRMLLIGFTILGVSLVILFIAAYKMIKPINVVVSALKDIAQGEGDLTVRLPLVGNDEVTDLSEYFNQTIEKIGSSIKIVGKNSDEMTDTGSELVSNMTETASAVHEISTNIDGVKRQALTQAASVSETAATVGQIIRTIKNLNGSIENQAASVAESSSAIEQMVGNIASITQTLDKTNDVIKTLAAATADGKETVAGANNVTQRIAEESGGLLEASNVIQHIASQTNLLAMNAAIEAAHAGEAGKGFAVVADEIRKLAEESSTQGKTITSTLKVLSGEIEMLSASAKTAEEKFNTIFNLSDQVKTMSQNLINAMREQENGSREVLTAIRDINIVTNQVNDGSAEMLRGGENVAIEMQKLDSLTRVITDSMNEMAAGAIQISNAVQDVSEITQKNKRNIESLSAEVGKFKV, from the coding sequence ATGAAAAAAAGGTTTTCAATGAGAAACAAGCTGCTGATTATATTCGGTGCTTTGATTTTTACGGCAGGGTTTACGCTGGGCTTTTTGGGAGTACGCACAGCAAGAAAAACCGTAACCGAAAAGGTGGAACTTCACCTTAAAGATAAGGCCACCGATACGGCAGAAATTATTGACGGAAGGATTACGGCTTTTTTCCAATTTTTAGAAGGGATAGCCCGTATGCCTATCTTAACCGATAAAAGCGTTCCATATGATGAAAAAGCGGCTGTCTTGGACAAAGAAGTCTCTTTTAATGAAAGATTGGAGCAGCTTAATTTGTATGATCTTTCGGAGATAAGGACTTCAAACGACGGACAGGTTATATCGGTAAAGGATAGAGAATGGTTTAAAGCCGCTGAAAGCGGCAAACGATTTGCCTCAGAGCCAATTTTGTCCCGCTCTCTTAATAAACTCGTTTTCGTCTTTTCGGTTCCCGTATACGGCAAAGATAAGAATGTTGCTGCAGTATTAAACTGTACAATAGGTGCCGAGCATCTATCCAACGATATTAATGATATTATAATCGGTGAAACAGGAAACTGCTATATTTTAGGCCGCTCCGGAACAACAATAGCACACAAAAATTTTGATTTGGTAAATGCGCAGGATAATATTTTAAAGAAAGCAAAAGCAAACCCTGAGTTGGAATCGCTCACGAAATTTACTCAACAAGCTTTGGACAGTCACAAAAGTGAGGTAGGATTTTATGAATATGAAGGAGAATCCTATATAGCCTCTTATGCAAAGATGGGCAACGCAGATTGGACTGTTATTATAAGGGCTCCCATGAAAGAGTTTATGGGAAGTATTGATGTTCTGCGAAACAGAATGCTGCTTATAGGTTTTACCATCTTAGGGGTAAGCTTAGTTATACTTTTTATAGCAGCTTACAAAATGATAAAGCCTATAAATGTTGTAGTGTCCGCTCTCAAGGATATTGCCCAAGGTGAAGGAGATTTGACCGTCAGATTGCCCTTGGTCGGGAATGATGAGGTAACTGACTTATCCGAATACTTTAATCAGACAATAGAAAAAATCGGCTCATCAATTAAAATAGTCGGAAAAAACAGCGACGAGATGACAGACACAGGTTCGGAGCTTGTAAGCAATATGACGGAAACAGCCAGTGCCGTACATGAGATAAGTACAAATATTGACGGAGTAAAACGACAGGCTCTTACTCAAGCAGCCAGTGTCAGCGAAACGGCTGCTACTGTAGGACAGATTATCCGGACTATAAAAAATCTTAACGGAAGTATTGAAAATCAGGCAGCAAGCGTTGCAGAATCTTCTTCGGCTATAGAGCAGATGGTAGGCAATATCGCCTCAATCACTCAAACTCTGGATAAAACAAACGATGTTATCAAGACCCTCGCAGCTGCCACTGCTGACGGAAAGGAAACTGTTGCCGGAGCAAACAATGTAACGCAACGCATAGCGGAAGAATCGGGCGGCCTTTTGGAAGCCAGCAATGTTATTCAGCACATTGCAAGTCAGACAAACCTATTGGCCATGAATGCGGCTATTGAAGCCGCCCATGCAGGCGAGGCAGGAAAGGGCTTTGCCGTTGTAGCCGACGAAATACGCAAGCTGGCAGAAGAATCGAGCACTCAGGGAAAAACAATTACCTCAACCCTTAAAGTACTTTCAGGAGAAATCGAAATGCTTTCGGCTTCTGCAAAAACGGCAGAGGAAAAATTCAATACTATTTTCAACCTATCCGACCAAGTAAAAACTATGAGTCAAAATTTGATAAACGCTATGAGGGAACAAGAAAACGGCAGCCGTGAAGTACTCACCGCAATCCGCGACATCAATATAGTAACCAATCAGGTAAATGACGGCTCTGCAGAAATGCTTAGGGGCGGTGAAAATGTTGCAATCGAAATGCAAAAACTTGATTCTCTGACACGAGTGATAACGGACAGCATGAACGAAATGGCAGCCGGTGCAATTCAGATCAGCAACGCAGTACAAGATGTAAGCGAGATTACCCAAAAGAATAAACGCAACATAGAAAGCTTATCAGCAGAAGTAGGTAAGTTTAAGGTATAA